One region of Mangifera indica cultivar Alphonso chromosome 3, CATAS_Mindica_2.1, whole genome shotgun sequence genomic DNA includes:
- the LOC123211170 gene encoding chromatin structure-remodeling complex protein SYD-like isoform X2: MASSQNVELEAAKFLHKLIQDSKDEPAKLATKLYVILQHMKSSGKEDSMPYQVISRAMETVMNQNGLDIETLKSSRLPLSSGTQMGDSSAAQCAGSSSQVVGVAKDPKMGLNENEMSKIDPFTHSRAPVGSNTGGHDYYQASGTLRNSQSFDHESPSSLDTRSANSQSQERQKDVKKATTKRKRGDSSVPVEQQNESSQQHDLRNTVVNARRGKMNKVESPGGFAVKGGELSNFNMIPSCGQMEHFSSLSGNMSSVLGVKQEGQNVAEKPMDTANLSNSISRTSASKFPEEVEVSSSHNTLGQQRGSSLPSTNDNLASRGVWNRAGLPFERSHVPKFSSNAVSSNMMSESAMQHPTISSLAGSAFGKVHGGLPVGPSSFRTGESGFSMLNPAEAHLSNIRGDETSTVLASGKVVEQNGSPNTLTDSNRIVQVGRQNSISGTTMLRTTPSRDTGKSSVSQAPAFSGMPFKERQLKQLRAQCLVFLAFRNGLMPKKLHLEIALGNIFPREAKPQCLNDQSNIPGVVPPFGRLSNVRETDRIPSGASSAGRILEADSLARETENSKLMEDKSGLPPDHFVLAEAKQLPATRKTEAEMQNQDALGSQTYLVTALQQPEFMNSEMNSWSGAGSQNDVSRRALPASAIQHDLGPEIKDNAPSQLQSVVNSGLSGYEHADSYLPSLSMRGQWKPVLGTNNDHRAMISMKDASLMPKHVSQDDSKFSDGNKALSVDNSFINGIAFTAENNEEDKSLCSNVPPAPKYTTSEKWIMDMQRRKLLAEQSWIVKQQKTKQKISACYDKLKEKVSSSEDISAKTKSVIELKKLQLSGLQRRLRSDFLNDFFKPVSTDMDRLKSYKKHRHGRRIKQLEKYEQKMKEDRQKRIRERQKEFFSEIEVHKERLDDAFKIKRERWRGFNKYVKEFHKRKERVHREKIDRIQREKINLLKINDVEGYLRMVQDAKSDRVKQLLKETEKYLQKLGSKLQEAKAMESRFEHDIDETRAPIIEKYEPAVENEDESDQAKHYLESNEKYYLMAHSIKESISEQPTCLHGGKLREYQMNGLRWLVSLYNNHLNGILADEMGLGKTVQVIALICYLMETKNDRGPFLVVVPSSVLSGWDSEINFWAPGIHKIVYSGPPEERRRLFKEKIVHQKFNVLLTTYEYLMNKHDRPKLSKIHWHYIIIDEGHRIKNASCKLNAELKHYQSYHRLLLTGTPLQNNLEELWALLNFLLPNIFNSSEDFSQWFNKPFQSNGDSSPDEALLSEEENLLIINRLHQVLRPFVLRRLKHKVENQLPEKIERLIRCEASAYQKLLMKRVEENLGSIGNSKARSVHNSVMELRNICNHPYLSQLHAEEVDTLIPKHFLPPIVRLCGKLEMLDRLLPKLKVTDHRVLFFSTMTRLLDVMEDYLTFKQYRYLRLDGHTSGGDRGALIDKFNQQDSPFFIFLLSIRAGGVGVNLQAADTVIIFDTDWNPQVDLQAQARAHRIGQKREVLVLRFETVQTVEEQVRASAEHKLGVANQSITAGFFDNNTSAEDRREYLESLLRECKKEEAAPVLDDDALNDVLARSESEIDVFESVDKQRREEEMAMWKKLVGRQGMDGSDSLPPLPSRLVTDDDLQAFYEAMKIFDVSKTVVTPQAGVKRKNMYLGALDTRQYGRGKRAREVRSYEEQWTEEELEKMCQADSPESPKMKGGGTEKNLPTVTSSCTIVLDSTEPPAVLSPSSSPPVSLPPPTPLSVDPPHLQQSKEVTPPSKRGRGRPRRAEKSPIAMVIPASSGTCKVETGLQTVTSHSATLAPGSLPGSTAFSGSLQHGVGIAPSSQPTSVLHSATPVSQSAPGGPSIPTQSRGRGRKIQSGEQATHRRGKKHGSVLPAVPDGLSSPSTDPKINEQSQNKSEMPAGSQPIAIGATGSSIPIAPVPDSLPSSAVKDASVVGDALNSATVNHVTSVPCAPQPPIPCPPAPMQTKGQSRKTQSGVSTPRRRGKRLAVLSLPAPAGLDTKSGLQSEDNSGDLLGSNSVSVRSKQDIVSEVLPNVIQEQASGVCEPVDVSSQGKKPIEQSDNAVQHPHPTSSLGVHDVSCKSSVSAPEQVPIDDLSGIASGSIEDLSKNSSSNGGVVPTSSVSNKTVELIRNQNSEDNARTDISTLKTATQAVGPVADSFPASAAVEDTNKMMQRVAGAIAPGLQSISTDPSVAAAYQSTPTQAPESVPVKRQCRKTPNRGEAPRRRGKRQALGLSGIPDGSVGLDPKLNQQLLSNLGEMMGSKTIDPGSKQETETKELTVVVQTVACEVPSPCGLAGQDPKRKETYTNPVLGRIQTAVTDVARVMKEIFSETCSAKAKAGVCSGIEAKDNTMPVSSNTLAEVAQSQSSVVKVCSEMLALETVPRSFRTNKNKEQPGTESDGTFKGGTEIFSVTSSSKDKAVCPSQSEDMTASIKAGSEHKTCAEMPALETARPGFDSAIGTHGDHIKTGNDAKSKSDIAVATETSSSKAGVPFESEGNDDKACPDMPTLETEPSGSDILINKHKESGTESDTKVNDDKDIFSETCSYRAIAGDYSGSEGNRIAKIRSSDDKSCPYMPTLESDPPGFGVRINKHKESRTEKDAKVTVDKDISSETCLSKDKAGYSTGSYVMNAPVIAVSMSTTMEVIQNQSSEDKTCPEIPTLGTAFPGFDITINKHKEQSGTESNAIIKGNDKTVSETCTVAGDSPSSEGMDAHGIAVSGNTVVEVVQDQSSEVGTGLQIPTLETAPSDLDFPNNKHEEQPVTESDAEIRCDNSAFSCEPQALQPEASKPERKTDGASTENSGDLREPRQLPDDQSVVESTSEITCIVQLNANQENDVAQELLAPNSDHTGSNRGLSSKVPGVVLLSDTQNNFGNTTMPSSNDFLKSSSVGLGDADCNTIAMNDDDDTGDHGRKSPLAFTTALPPSLINPSSKECLETSLLTLSSIEASSISTYDQIDVSKDSGVMPENLSEDLGPASSALAIEEDVIEGCSEKDSVCNLVVLHNPKVSEAVNQKDVSQSVESVGEEDEQIDVSQADRGLGLASALVIEEEQIDGSSEIDIVGNLVSAKDSNASVGEASEQTDVSRGCDAMPETLSNDLDLHSSSMVIEEAKIEGSSEKVPVGSLVSVEDSKGYVSEGGDQIDVSKGGDDVPENLSKDSYLPPSSMVIEEDTNVGLSEKDPVSNFVLVEDIKVSIGDAGNQMNVSSGAGVVQENLSEDPGLPLSSMVIAEEKMDGTIGAPEKAIVSNLVPAEDSKASVGEVGEQIDVSQGVDIMPENTCYDLYRPSSSIVIEKGKIEGSSTKDLVGSLVSMEDSKGSVGEAAEQIDVSQGGDVKQENLLKDLDLPSSSIVIEGEKIKESLEKELVHSLASLEDLKGSVGETSNRMNVSLGVRCVQETLSEDLSLPLTSLMVEEEKIDGSSEKDVVSNLLSAEDSKASVDEAGEQIGVSQGDIMPENLSNELDLPSSSMATEEKIEGSPEKDPLSSLVSVEDSKGSVGEAGEQIDISQCGDIMPKNLSKDLDLPSSSMVIEDENFEESSEKDPGSSLVSVEDFKGSVGKAGNQMKVSLGAGVVQENLSEDSGMTLTSLVVEEEKTDYSSEKDIVLVSLEDPKGSVAEAGNQIDVASEAGVEQEPVSDHLVLPAPSMEVEQEKTQALSEKDPVGVSV, translated from the exons ATGGCGTCTTCACAAAATGTCGAGTTGGAAGCAGCAAAGTTTTTGCACAAGCTCATTCAAGATTCTAAAGATGAGCCTGCAAAATTGGCTACAAAACTTTACGTG ATATTGCAACATATGAAATCAAGTGGGAAGGAGGATTCAATGCCGTATCAAGTTATATCAAG ggcCATGGAGACTGTTATGAATCAGAATGGTCTTGATATTGAAACTTTGAAGTCATCACGTCTTCCTTTGTCCAGTGGGACTCAAATGGGGGATTCATCAGCAGCTCAATGTGCAG GATCTTCCTCACAGGTAGTTGGAGTTGCAAAAGATCCCAAGATGGgcttgaatgaaaatgaaatgtctaaaattgACCCATTTACTCATAGTAGGGCACCTGTGGGCTCTAATACAGGAGGACATGATTATTATCAAGCATCTGGAACTCTTAGAAATAGTCAGTCTTTTGACCATGAAAGTCCATCTAGTTTGGACACTAGGTCTGCCAATTCGCAATCCCAAGAAAGGCAAAAAGATGTTAAAAAGGCTACAACTAAGAGGAAGAGGGGTGATTCATCAGTTCCAGTGGAACAACAAAATGAGAGCTCCCAGCAACATGATTTACGTAACACCGTGGTTAATGCAAGGAGGGGGAAGATGAATAAGGTTGAATCACCTGGGGGTTTTGCAGTTAAAGGTGGTGAGCTTTCGAACTTTAACATGATTCCAAGTTGTGGTCAAATGGaacatttttcatctttgtctggCAACATGAGTTCAGTGCTCGGAGTCAAGCAAGAGGGTCAAAATGTTGCTGAAAAGCCAATGGATACAGCTAACCTTAGTAATTCAATTTCAAGGACTTCAGCTTCAAAATTCCCAGAAGAGGTGGAAGTTTCCTCTTCTCATAACACTTTGGGACAGCAGCGAGGGAGTTCCCTTCCTTCTACAAATGACAATCTGGCTTCCAGGGGTGTATGGAATAGAGCAGGGCTTCCATTTGAAAGATCTCATGTTCCCAAGTTTTCTTCAAATGCTGTTTCCAGTAACATGATGTCAGAATCTGCAATGCAGCATCCAACAATATCATCTCTTGCAGGAA GTGCATTTGGCAAGGTTCATGGAGGGTTACCTGTTGGCCCAAGTTCATTCCGAACAGGAGAATCAGGCTTCTCAATGCTTAATCCAGCAGAAGCCCATCTGTCAAATATTCGAGGGGATGAAACATCTACAGTGCTTGCCAGTGGAAAGGTTGTGGAGCAAAATGGAAGTCCAAACACGTTAACAGATTCAAATAGAATTGTTCag GTTGGCCGCCAAAATAGCATTTCAGGTACTACTATGCTTAGAACCACACCTTCTAGGGATACAGGTAAATCTTCTGTTTCCCAGGCCCCTGCATTTTCTGGCATGCCTTTCAAGGAACGACAGCTGAAGCAACTCCGAGCCCAATGCCTTGTATTTTTAGCCTTCAG AAATGGTTTGATGCCAAAGAAACTGCACCTTGAAATTGCACTTGGAAACATCTTTCCAAGAGAAG CAAAACCGCAATGCTTGAATGATCAAAGTAATATTCCTGGAGTTGTGCCACCATTTGGAAGGCTGAGTAATGTCAGGGAAACTGATCGAATTCCTTCAGGTGCTTCATCTGCTGGAAGAATCCTGGAGGCTGACTCTTTGGCCAGGGAGACTGAGAACTCAAAGTTGATGGAGGACAAAAGTGGCTTGCCTCCTGACCATTTTGTACTTGCAGAAGCAAAACAACTACCAGCTACAAGAAAAACAGAGGCTGAAATGCAGAATCAAGACGCACTGGGATCGCAGACATATTTGGTGACTGCATTGCAGCAGCCTGAATTT ATGAACTCTGAGATGAATAGCTGGTCTGGTGCTGGAAGTCAGAATGATGTTTCAAGAAGAGCCCTACCAGCCTCTGCTATTCAGCATGATTTGGGGCCAGAAATAAAAGACAATGCTCCTAGTCAGTTGCAAAGTGTTGTTAACAGTGGTCTTTCAGGATATGAACATGCTGATAGTTACTTGCCTTCTTTGTCAATGAGGGGGCAGTGGAAACCCGTTTTAGGAACTAACAATGATCATCGTGCAATGATTTCAATGAAAGATGCTAGTTTGATGCCAAAACATGTGTCTCAGG ACGATTCAAAGTTTTCAGATGGGAACAAAGCACTTTCAGTTGATAACTCATTTATAAATGGCATTGCTTTCACAGCAGAGAATAATGAGGAAGATAAGTCACTATGTTCTAATGTGCCACCAGCTCCAAAGTATACCACGTCAGAGAAATGGATTATGGATATGCAGAGAAGGAAACTATTGGCTGAGCAAAGCTGGATAGTAAAGCAgcaaaaaacaaagcaaaaaatttCTGCATGTTATGATAAGTTAAAG GAAAAAGTGAGCTCATCTGAAGATATATCTGCCAAAACCAAAAGTGTCATAGAATTGAAGAAACTGCAATTGTCGGGACTTCAACGTCGTCTCAGGAG TGActttctaaatgatttttttaaaccagTTTCAACTGACATGGATCGGTTGAAATCATATAAGAAACATAGACATGGTAGAAGGATAAAACAGCTTGAAAAGTATGAGCAGAAAATGAAGGAAGACCGACAAAAGAGAATTCGTGAGAGGCAGAAGGAGTTCTTCAGTGAGATAGAAGTACACAA GGAGAGGCTCGATGATGCatttaaaattaagagagaaCGCTGGAGGGGTTTCAATAAATATGTTAAGGAGTTCCATAAAAGAAAGGAACGTGTTCATCGTGAGAAGATTGACAGAATCCAGCGTGAGAAGATTAATTTATTGAAGATAAACGATGTGGAGGGTTATTTACGTATGGTGCAG GATGCCAAATCTGATCGGGTAAAGCAACTTCTCAAAGAAACTGAGAAATATCTTCAAAAGCTTGGATCTAAGCTGCAAGAGGCTAAGGCTATGGAAAGTCGTTTTGAACATGATATAGATGAAACAAGAGCTCCAATAATTGAGAAGTATGAGCCTGCTgtggaaaatgaagatgaaagtGACCAAGCGAAG CATTACTTGGAAAGCAATGAGAAGTACTATTTGATGGCTCATAG TATTAAGGAGAGTATTTCAGAGCAGCCAACTTGTCTTCATGGTGGAAAACTGAGGGA GTACCAGATGAATGGACTAAGGTGGTTGGTATCACTTTACAACAATCATTTGAATGGAATCTTAGCTGATGAAATGGGCCTTGGAAAAACTGTCCAG GTTATTGCTTTGATTTGTTACCTTATGGAAACCAAAAATGATAGAGGACCCTTTTTAGTGGTTGTACCATCATCAGTTTTATCTGGGTGGGACTCAGAAATCAACTTTTGGGCCCCTGGAATACATAAGATTGTATATTCTGGGCCTCCAGAGGAGAGACGAAGATTATTCAA GGAAAAAATTGTGCATCAGAAATTCAATGTTCTCCTGACAACGTATGAGTATCTGATGAACAAGCATGATAGGCCAAAACTTAGCAAGATACATTGgcattatattataattgatgaaGGCCACCGCATTAAAAATGCTTCTTGCAAGTTGAATGCGGAGTTGAAGCACTATCAAAGTTATCACAGATTGTTGTTAACTGGAACACCACTGCAG AATAATCTTGAAGAACTTTGGGCTTTACTCAACTTTTTGTTACCGAATATATTCAATTCATCAGAAGATTTTTCTCAGTGGTTCAACAAACCATTTCAAAGTAATGGAGACAGTTCACCTGATGAA GCTTTGTTATCCGAGGAGGAGAATCTGTTAATCATAAACCGTTTGCACCAGGTTCTACGGCCATTTGTACTTCGGAGGCTGAAACACAAG GTTGAAAATCAACTGCCTGAAAAGATCGAGAGACTTATAAGATGTGAGGCTTCCGCCTATCAGAAGCTGTTAATGAAGAGGGTTGAAGAAAATCTTGGTTCAATTGGAAATTCAAAG GCTCGGTCGGTTCATAACTCTGTTATGGAGCTTCGAAATATATGCAATCATCCGTATCTCAGCCAGCTTCATGCAGAGGAG GTTGATACTTTAATACCTAAACATTTTTTGCCACCAATCGTTCGACTTTGCGGGAAGCTTGAGATGCTGGATAGATTACTGCCAAAGTTGAAAGTGACTGATCATCGG GTTCTCTTCTTTTCCACCATGACTAGGCTGCTTGATGTCATGGAGGACTATCTTACCTTTAAACAATACCGATACCTTAGGTTGGATGGGCATACATCTGGGGGTGATCGAGGTGCCCTCATTGACAAATTCAACCAACAAGATTCAcccttttttatatttcttctcAG CATTCGTGCTGGTGGTGTTGGAGTTAATCTTCAAGCTGCTGATACTGTGATTATATTTGACACCGACTGGAATCCTCAG GTTGATCTGCAAGCACAGGCAAGGGCTCATAGGATTGGCCAGAAAAGGGAAGTGCTTGTTCTTAGATTTGAAACA GTTCAAACAGTTGAGGAACAAGTTAGAGCTTCAGCTGAGCACAAACTGGGAGTTGCTAATCAGAGCATTACGGCTGGTTTCTTTGATAATAACACAAg TGCTGAAGATCGTAGGGAATACTTAGAGTCTTTACTGCGGGAGTGTAAGAAAGAGGAAGCTGCACCTGTGTTAGATGATGATGCTTTAAATGATGTCTTAGCCCGCAG CGAATCTGAGATTGATGTGTTTGAATCAGTTGACAAACAAAGGCGAGAAGAAGAGATG GCAATGTGGAAAAAGTTGGTTGGCAGACAGGGAATGGATGGTTCTGACTCTTTACCTCCCTTACCTTCTCGTCTTGTTACTGATGATGATTTGCAAGCTTTCTATGAAGCAATGAAGATATTTGATGTATCAAAGACTGTGGTTACACCTCAAGCTGGTGTAAAGCGGAAGAATATGTATCTTGGGGCCCTTGATACTAGACAATATGGAAGAGGCAAGAGAGCAAGAGAG GTGAGGTCCTATGAAGAGCAATGGACAGAAGAGGAATTGGAAAAGATGTGTCAGGCTGACTCTCCTGAATCCCCTAAGATGAAAGGAGGAGGAACTGAAAAGAACTTGCCAACAGTCACCAGCAGCTGTACAATAGTGCTTGATAGCACAGAACCTCCTGCTGTACTCTCTCCATCTTCTTCACCCCCTGTATCCCTTCCACCCCCTACACCACTCTCCGTGGATCCTCCACATTTACAGCAAAGCAAAGAGGTAACACCACCATCTAAGCGGGGCCGTGGAAGGCCAAGAAGGGCAGAAAAATCTCCAATTGCAATGGTTATCCCTGCATCTTCTGGAACATGCAAAGTGGAGACAGGGCTACAGACAGTCACCAGCCATTCAGCAACCTTGGCTCCTGGTTCATTGCCTGGATCTACTGCTTTCAGTGGATCTTTACAACATGGTGTAGGGATTGCTCCTAGTTCTCAGCCAACCTCTGTGTTGCATTCTGCTACTCCTGTCTCACAATCTGCACCTGGAGGCCCTTCCATACCTACGCAATCAAGGGGACGAGGCCGGAAGATTCAGAGTGGTGAACAAGCTACCCATCGTAGGGGAAAGAAACATGGCTCAGTGTTACCTGCTGTTCCAGATGGTTTATCAAGTCCTAGTACTGATCCCAAAATAAATGAGCAATCCCAGAATAAATCCGAGATGCCTGCTGGGAGCCAGCCCATTGCCATAGGTGCCACTGGTTCTAGCATTCCTATTGCCCCTGTTCCTGATTCTTTACCTAGTTCTGCTGTTAAAGATGCTTCTGTTGTAGGGGATGCTTTGAATTCTGCAACAGTCAACCATGTAACATCCGTTCCTTGTGCTCCTCAACCCCCCATTCCCTGTCCTCCGGCACCCATGCAAACTAAAGGGCAGAGCAGAAAGACTCAAAGTGGAGTGTCAACCCCCCGGCGTAGAGGAAAGAGGCTGGCAGTGCTCTCACTTCCGGCTCCTGCTGGTCTGGATACCAAATCAGGTCTTCAATCAGAAGATAATTCTGGGGATTTGTTAGGGTCTAATTCTGTTTCAGTGAGAAGTAAACAAGATATTGTGTCTGAGGTATTGCCAAATGTGATTCAGGAGCAAGCATCGGGTGTTTGTGAACCTGTTGATGTTTCTAGTCAGGGAAAAAAACCTATTGAGCAATCAGATAATGCTGTCCAGCACCCTCATCCAACAAGCTCATTGGGAGTGCATGATGTCAGTTGCAAATCTTCTG TTTCAGCTCCTGAACAAGTTCCAATTGATGATTTATCTGGCATCGCTTCAGGGTCAATAGAGGATTTATCTAAAAATAGCTCTTCAAACGGTGGGGTTGTTCCAACTTCATCTGTATCAAATAAAACTGTTGAGTTGATCAGGAACCAAAATTCCGAGGACAATGCTCGTACAGATATATCAACTCTGAAGACTGCAACTCAAGCTGTTGGTCCTGTAGCTGATTCTTTTCCTGCTTCTGCTGCTGTAGAAGACACAAATAAAATGATGCAGCGTGTTGCTGGGGCAATTGCTCCTGGTTTGCAGTCAATTTCTACTGACCCCTCTGTTGCTGCAGCTTATCAATCTACCCCTACTCAGGCTCCAGAATCTGTTCCAGTGAAAAGGCAATGTCGTAAAACTCCTAACAGAGGAGAAGCACCTAGGCGAAGGGGAAAGAGACAGGCTTTGGGATTATCTGGAATTCCTGATGGGTCTGTTGGTCTAGATCCAAAATTAAATCAGCAATTACTTAGCAATCTCGGGGAAATGATGGGAAGCAAAACCATTGACCCAGGGAGTAAGCAAGAGACTGAAACTAAGGAACTGACTGTGGTTGTCCAGACAGTAGCATGTGAAGTACCATCTCCTTGTGGTTTAGCTGGTCAGGATCCAAAACGAAAAGAAACTTATACAAACCCAGTTCTTGGTCGAATTCAGACTGCTGTAACTGATGTTGCCCGTGTCATGAAGGAGATTTTCTCAGAAACTTGCTCAGCAAAAGCTAAAGCTGGTGTATGTTCTGGGATTGAAGCTAAAGACAATACAATGCCTGTATCCAGTAACACCCTTGCAGAGGTGGCCCAAAGCCAAAGTTCAGTGGTTAAAGTGTGTTCAGAGATGCTAGCTTTGGAAACAGTCCCTCGAAGTTTTCGCACCAATAAGAATAAAGAGCAGCCTGGTACAGAAAGTGATGGAACTTTTAAAGGCGGCACTGAGATTTTCTCTGTCACTTCCTCGTCTAAAGATAAAGCTGTTTGCCCTTCTCAGAGTGAAGATATGACTGCCTCTATTAAAGCTGGTTCAGAGCATAAAACATGTGCTGAGATGCCAGCTTTGGAAACAGCAAGACCAGGTTTTGACTCTGCAATCGGTACACATGGGGACCACATTAAAACTGGAAATGATGCAAAAAGTAAAAGTGACATTGCAGTTGCAACTGAAACAAGCTCATCTAAAGCTGGTGTACCTTTTGAGAGTGAAGGTAATGATGATAAAGCCTGTCCAGATATGCCTACTCTGGAAACTGAACCTTCTGGTTCTGACATTCTAATCAACAAGCATAAAGAATCTGGGACTGAAAGTGACACAAAAGTTAACGATGACAAAGATATTTTCTCTGAAACTTGCTCATATAGAGCTATAGCTGGTGATTATTCTGGGAGTGAAG GGAACCGTATTGCTAAAATTCGAAGTTCAGATGATAAATCCTGTCCTTACATGCCAACTTTGGAAAGTGACCCTCCTGGTTTTGGTGTTCGAATCAACAAGCATAAGGAGTCTAGAACTGAAAAGGATGCAAAAGTTACAGTTGACAAGGATATTTCCTCTGAAACTTGCTTATCAAAAGATAAAGCTGGTTACTCTACTGGGAGTTATGTTATGAATGCTCCTGTTATAGCTGTATCCATGAGCACCACCATGGAGGTGATCCAGAACCAGAGTTCAGAAGATAAAACTTGTCCAGAGATTCCGACTTTGGGAACAGCCTTTCCAGGTTTTGATATCACAATTAACAAGCATAAGGAACAGTCTGGGACTGAAAGTAATGCAATTATTAAAGGCAACGATAAGACTGTCTCGGAAACTTGCACTGTAGCTGGAGACTCTCCTAGTAGTGAAGGTATGGATGCTCATGGTATAGCTGTATCTGGAAATACTGTTGTAGAGGTGGTCCAAGACCAAAGTTCAGAGGTTGGAACGGGGCTACAGATTCCAACTTTGGAAACAGCCCCTTCAGATCTTGACTTTCCAAACAACAAGCATGAAGAACAGCCTGTGACTGAAAGTGATGCAGAAATTAGATGTGACAATTCTGCTTTCTCCTGTGAGCCTCAGGCCTTACAACCTGAAGCTTCCAAACCTGAAAGGAAGACTGATGGTGCTTCTACTGAGAACTCGGGTGATTTAAGAGAACCAAGACAACTTCCTGATGACCAATCAGTAGTGGAGAGTACCTCAGAGATCACTTGTATAGTTCAGCTCAATGCTAACCAAGAGAATGATGTTGCTCAGGAGTTACTTGCACCTAACAGTGATCACACAGGTTCTAATAGAGGGTTATCCAGCAAGGTTCCAGGCGTGGTACTGCTTTCTGACACTCAGAATAATTTTGGGAATACAACAATGCCTTcatcaaatgattttttaaaatcatcttcTGTTGGTCTAGGCGATGCTGATTGTAATACAATTGCCATGAACGATGATGATGATACTGGTGATCATGGCAGAAAAAGCCCACTTGCTTTCACTACAGCATTGCCTCCTAGTTTAATTAATCCTTCCTCAAAAGAGTGTCTAGAAACTTCTCTTCTTACTCTCAGCAGCATCGAGGCTTCCTCAATTtcaacatatgatcaaatagATGTTTCTAAGGATAGTGGGGTAATGCCAGAGAACTTATCTGAGGACTTGGGTCCAGCTTCATCTGCACTAGCAATTGAGGAAGATGTGATTGAGGGCTGCTCAGAGAAAGATTCTGTATGCAACTTAGTGGTACTACATAATCCAAAGGTGTCTGAAGCAGTTAATCAAAAGGATGTTTCTCAGAGTGTTGAGTCTGTAGGTGAAGAAGATGAACAAATTGATGTCTCTCAGGCTGACAGGGGTTTGGGTCTGGCTTCAGCGTTGGTGATTGAGGAAGAACAGATAGATGGTTCCTCTGAGATTGATATAGTTGGAAACTTAGTGTCAGCAAAGGATTCAAATGCTTCTGTAGGTGAAGCAAGTGAACAAACTGATGTTTCTCGGGGTTGTGATGCCATGCCAGAGACCTTGTCAAATGACTTAGATCTGCATTCATCCTCCATGGTGATTGAGGAGGCAAAAATTGAGGGATCCTCGGAAAAAGTTCCAGTCGGCAGCTTAGTGTCAGTGGAGGATTCAAAAGGTTATGTAAGTGAAGGAGGTGATCAAATTGATGTTTCGAAGGGTGGTGATGATGTGCCAGAGAACTTGTCAAAGGACTCATATCTGCCTCCATCCTCCATGGTGATTGAGGAGGATACGAATGTGGGATTATCTGAAAAAGATCCAGTTAGCAACTTTGTGTTAGTGGAGGATATAAAAGTCTCCATAGGTGATGCAGGTAATCAAATGAATGTTTCTTCAGGTGCTGGGGTTGTACAAGAGAACTTATCTGAGGATCCAGGTCTGCCTTTATCCTCCATGGTGATTGCTGAAGAAAAGATGGATGGCACCATTGGTGCCCCTGAGAAGGCTATAGTTAGCAACTTAGTGCCAGCAGAGGATTCAAAAGCTTCTGTAGGTGAAGTGGGTGAACAAATTGATGTTTCACAGGGTGTTGACATTATGCCAGAGAACACATGTTATGACTTATATCGGCCTTCATCCTCCATTGTGATTGAGAAGGGAAAAATTGAGGGATCCTCTACCAAAGATCTAGTTGGAAGCTTAGTGTCAATGGAGGATTCAAAAGGTTCTGTAGGTGAAGCAGCTGAACAAATTGATGTTTCTCAGGGTGGTGATGTCAAGCAAGAGAACTTATTGAAGGACTTAGATCTGCCATCATCCTCCATCGTAATTGAGggagaaaaaataaaggaatCCTTGGAAAAAGAGCTAGTTCACAGCTTGGCGTCACTGGAGGATTTAAAAGGCTCTGTAGGTGAAACAAGTAATCGAATGAATGTTTCTTTGGGTGTGCGGTGTGTGCAAGAAACCTTATCTGAGGATTTGAGTCTGCCCTTAACCTCCTTGATGGTTGAGGAAGAAAAGATAGATGGTTCCTCTGAGAAGGATGTAGTTAGCAACTTACTGTCAGCGGAGGATTCAAAAGCTTCTGTTGATGAAGCAGGTGAACAAATTGGTGTTTCTCAGGGTGATATCATGCCCGAGAACTTATCAAATGAATTAGATCTGCCTTCATCCTCCATGGCAACTGAGGAAAAAATTGAGGGATCCCCTGAAAAGGATCCACTTAGCAGCTTAGTGTCAGTGGAGGATTCAAAAGGTTCTGTTGGTGAAGCAGGTGAACAAATTGACATTTCTCAATGTGGTGACATCATGCCAAAGAACTTATCAAAGGACTTGGATCTGCCTTCATCTTCCATGGTGATTgaggatga